Within the Channa argus isolate prfri chromosome 12, Channa argus male v1.0, whole genome shotgun sequence genome, the region CTAAAGACAAGAGTTTGGTTCAAACAACTGAACTAGGAATGTGTTTAAACTACATTCATAACTCTGGATTCAGGTCTGAGGTTCATGTTTTTACATACTGGATGTGTAAAAATCACTCATAATTCaagttatatttctttttaaaaccattattttagatcaaaacaaaaatatgttgtaaaGATCTTCATTactgacttttccttttttctgttttaattctgACCAAGAAGTGAAAACAGTCCAATCTGGAGAAGATGTCTGTCTTCTGTGTCAGGGTCCCAGAGGTGCTGACATCGTTCTTGTAGAGTGGATCAGACCTGACCTGGTATCAGAAGGTTTTGTTCTCCTCTTCAGAGATGATCGTATATATGAAAACTACCAGCATCCATCTTTTCATGGTCGAGTGGAGCTGAGAGACCCACAGATGAAGGACGGAGACACATCTGTGATTCTAAAGAACGTCACCATCAATGATAGAGGAACATATAAATGTTATGTTAGAATCAAAGGAAACAGTCCTCAGCTCATCAACAGCGTCCACCTAAAAGTTAAACACTCAGGTGAGTTTGAAGTGCAGCTGCTTCCACATCACTGTTGGTCAGGATTTTTCCACATCATGTCAGCAAACTGCACTGATCCAAGTTGTGACTTTAGAGCTGTGAGAATTTGACCTCATCaactgttttactgatgtttactttgtgttttgatctggattttatggtttttgttcaGACCAACAACAGATCACAGTGAAGACTGGAGATGATGTTACTCTTCAGTGTCTGGATCACAGAGGTGGAGACATTGAACTGTTAGAGTGGAGGAGACAGGACCTGGAGGAAGACGTCTTTGTTTGCATATATGGAAATATGTGTGAAAACCAGCATCCAACTTTTAAGAACCGAGTGGAGCTGAGAGATCCAGAGATGAAGGACGGAGACgtttctgtgattctgaagaaAGTGAAGATTAGTgacactggaacatatgagtgttatgTTAAACAGAGTGAATCTAAAAGATGGAAAAGAACTGTTAATTTGAAGGATGCTGAGCTCATCTTCACCATCACCCTGAATTTTACAGactcaggtgagtgtgtgtgtgtgtgtgtgtgtgtgtgtgtgtgtgtgtgtgtgtgtgtgtgtgtgtgtgtgtgtgtgtgtgtgtgtgtcagaggtgaagctgcttcctggttgttgatgcgagagtgaaccatcacagatcagatgtttgtgttttctaaagatgttgctgatgagactttgtagcaaacagctgctatgagtgatgggatcaaagtgcagtagataatgtctgacaggagtttgaagaggaaatggattcatcacctacctgacagctcacatctcattctcttctcacaggTGCTGGAGGAGACAAGTATGGACATGTTGGACTGATACTTGGCCTGATCGTTGGTGTGCTTTATTTGGTGGTGTTTTGATctgcagaaaatatatattttataaaaatctgtaataaatgaaaaataaatatttcagcatGAGTCTGACCAGCAACAGCAGATGAAAACGTCTGGTTAAACTTTTCCCATAAAATGAGATAAGAAtctgtttaaatataataaacagcTCAGTGCACAGtgtaaatgtttctgctttatgactaaatgtaaatacatgctCACCTCTATAAATATTtgttacaaaaacacattttgtgatgttaactgcaaaagtgaaaagtttaaaatggTGCTTCTTGCTTTTCACCTTAGATGgtttgttattttgtcatttttttagatttctgtgtcctacaacatGTGGTAAATTCGACCCATCTGTATCTGTATTGCAAAGTACTTTCTTACCCTGCTTTCACATGGATTCTGCTGTTTTTCAATCACCTGAAACCTCACATGTGATTCTGATCTGCAGATCACAAAtgtctttgctgttgttgtgactCTTACAAGCCGTATGACTGCAGTAGTGAGTACtgagtgcagtagataatgtctgacaggagtttgaagaggaaatggattcatcacctacctgacacatcacacctcacatctcattctcttctcacaggtggtgaagctggagacaGTGAGGATGGAGGAGACAAACATGGACATGTTGGACTGGTGGTCACTCTGTCAGTTGTTATAGTGcttgttgttttccttgttgCTGTTGGTTTTACTATGTATAGAAAATCCAAAAGACTCAAAATGCAGATTTATCAACCTCCTGCTGATGAAGCAGCTGATCCTGAGCTATAAGACACAAACCACGTGTTACCAAGTGTGGAACAGGAATCAGACACATCACGGCTGCTGTTTCATGAACCACTACAGTTTGGTCTTGAACGAGTCAAATCCTCATGAAGCTGTGGACATTTCATGGAGCCTCATCAGTTACAGGGATTTTGGTGAAACTCCTGTTCACCTTTGTCATGACAAAACTTGACAATTACTGGTGACAGACACCTCGAGTGTAATGAATAAAGAAGTTTCCACACCCAGGATGTCTTTAAGGGGTTTATTTTGTAGCAAGAGAGAAATGCATCAACAGAGTCTCAAGCCtccatccagtgcagttctaaggtcttaacatgtcaaacataAACTTATATCCTCCTAACAGGAACTGATTGAGGTGTACAAGAAATAGAGGACTTGTCTGAGTTTTGACCCTCCCCCTTTGTCTAAGGCCCTTGAAAAAATAAGGGTCTATTTGCTGCTCTGTAAACAAATGAGCAGGGATCCCCAAAAATTAACTGCGGTTATCTATTTGTTCTCTGTACCGAAGCCCAAACTCAATCACCTCAGAGGGTTTCAGACGGTAATGAATCCCTCCCACGTGTTGCTGAGTCCGATTTTGGTCAGATCACACAGTCAGGAATTGGTATTTAGGGTGGACTCAAGTGCATCATggagagaggggaagaaaattGACTTTATTAACAATTATaaggaaaaacaaggaaaactaCTTAACATAAATTCACTCCTACAAGGACGACTAACCCGGCACCAATCGCACATGCACACTAAGGAATCAGATAAGGGCTGAATGGATAACCTGAAAAAACGTTATGGAAGATAAACATGAATTGAACGGGTGATAACCAAAAAAACTGGggacaggaaaacaaacaaaactaaacataaacCAGGGCTACAGAAACTACAAAGATCAATTGGAGAACCAAACATAAAACCAACAAGGAGGAGGCCAATCAACCAAGGAGGAAATGAGTGATCTAACGAAAACTAAAACCATGATACAGAGAAATAACTAACACCGGAAAAGCTAAACATCAATGGAACATGTTTTGAGTTAATTTGTTTCTATACATTGTCTTTAccaaataaaagttgaaaaaaaattcaactaaACTTAGCCTAACAGCAAACTAATAATATACAGACTTGTGTTATGGAAGTCAAGTCTATAGTGTCTCTGTCCATTCTGTCTCCATTACGTAAGTAACACGAATATAAACTCACACTTCTATTAATACAAGGTGACACATTTCAGCTCAAGacacacaatgacaaacacTATCACAATATGCATGGTGTCAACCTACAAAGCAGACTCCCCTTCATCAGCTTCAGACCACAGCTCCGTGCGAcagtactcaagtaaatgtACCTTAAAGATGTACTTATATCCAGTTGTGCATAATtacatgtgcagtgttttctcaCTTCTTGTCATTGCTCTCCTGTGCAAATCTAATGCATTAGATATTAATTTTTATTGATGCTGTTGATGCTTTATAAACTCTTTGTGGACAGTGGCTTGTGCAGGAAGTGAATGCAGCCTTCCTGCAGGAACAGATGAACTTTATACAACACTATCAGTCACAAAGCAGCTAtgttctattcttttttttttttttatctctctgcaacaagctaaatgctgctaaaaaaataaacaaagagctCATCCCTCAACATCCGTAGGTAGCAGCTCTGGTGTTATAGAGCttaagaggaggaagaggaagaacagTTCTACTTTCAGCTcagtctgctgcagctgctctcaTGACTTCATTAACATGTAGAACATCTCTGGCTTTTTTCACATGTTTCTGGATCTTTGTTTTGGCACCTAAAGGTAAGACGTCTTTGTACAGTATTGTATTTTTCTGAAGAGCTTTTTAAGCTAATGTTTATTGTAGTGCAaccagaaaaaaacttttttttagaaaaatcaaAATTGAAACCTGTCAGAAATTGTTAtatttctgcagcttttgttattttactgcCAGTTTACAGAAGCTGAACACAGTTCATTTTCATATAGAGGCCCACACTCTGGCTTGCTTTAGGGTTGAGAGTTCTACTTGGATTTTTCAGCCTCtctgctttgtttctttgtttctgctccagtggagaaaaacatcacagcTGATCATGGACAGGACATCACTCTGCCATGTCAAGATCCCAGTTACACCAACTTAATAGCTTTAGAGTGGACCAGACCTCAGCTGGATCCAAAATATGTCTTCATTTTTTACCGGCACTGGTGGTTTAAACTAGAAACTCAGCATTCGTCTTTCAAGCACAGAACAAAGCTGAAGGACAAACAGATGAAGGATGGAGACGTGTCTTTGATTCTGGAGAACGTGAAGCTTAATGACACTGGAAAATATGAGTGTCATGTGATGCTGAGTAGAGCAAACCACAGTGAAAGAATCATCAACCTCAGAGTCAacttaggtgtgtgtgtgtgtgtgtgtgcgtgtgtgtatgagaggtaaagctgcttcctgtttgttgatgtgagagtccGTTTCGTGTCTATTAAAATGAGAAGAAATCGTATTTCTGCCAAACACTGCTGGtgttatgttttataaaaatatattttgctcataatattttttgttgccACATACGTAAACAGAGTTCTGTGAACATTTGGTACATTTTAGATAGACGCCTCAGTTGATTCTCCAAACGTGAAGACAAAGCTACAGTGGGTTCTTGTTGCCAAGAAACTAACTTTTTCCTTTACTGTATGAAGCCAAGTGTTGCTGACTTGTGTTTCATAGTTTGAGTTGGTTTCAGTTCAAAGTCGTTTTACACTTCACCTGaccaggtgtgtttgtttttctagctCCAGTCTCTGGTCCGTCTGTGTCTTTGTTGACCATTTTCTGTCATATCATGGCGACATGTCCGTACTTCATCTGCACCCTCCTCACAGTCTCCATATATTGTCAGAAGCCCACAGGTAAGGTCAGTCTACACACATGCTGGCAGCTCTTTCTGGCTTTGTGCTGAATGAAGGACCAAGTCCATCACCAAAGCTCTGCTCCACCTCCAGGTTCTGTCTTTGGCATCAGCTAAACATAGATTTGACTATTTAGAGTTATTAAAAGTAGAATACTTGAAATACATAAGTTATGTTTTGGGTTATatttctcacacaaacacttttaaaaacattattatttttatagattCTTATGTCtgaaaaagggttttatttttgtttaaaacctttaaaatcaTTTCCCAAATGTGCCACATTCTTTTGAACATGTGCTCacggttataaaaaaaaaaacattgtcccCTCGAGATGACGTTGGCATACACAGAGTGATGTGACCTGCTGCTTTagtttgtccatgtttttctctctgtgtctccaggTTGGCATTAAATGTCTCATcgcagaaaacacagaaaggaagcCTCCTGTTTCCGTGACGACGTGTTCACCCAATCAGAGTGTCTTTCAGATGTCAACACTGAGCATCATTGCTAAGATTATTTTCTGTACGTTTTAACAGTTTGCAAAATCTGCTCAATACTATAGCAAATGTCTTGCATCTATGAAATAagtcaaataataaacaattttaaaacctACTGTGAAATTTGCAGTGTGAGAACAATTAATAATCAGCTGATACGCTTTAATTGCACACATGTGACCGTATACATACTTTATGTACTTTAGGATGCTTAAGTATGTTGGGTTGAGCTTCGGGACGGGACAGGCCGAAAGTTGTCATACTGAAGTATGTTAATCTCCTACACATGATTCCGGCTACCAAAGTTCTAGCAGTTATCGAGGGTGTTATTTTTACCAGTACTGTGACTGTATTCTGTGGAATAatcacatacatatatatttatgtgtgtattctgtgtgttgtgttgtggcCAATAACAATATAGTCCATTGATGTGGGCAGCAAGCTGTCAGACGTTTGCCTAGACCACTTTGGTATCAGTGAGTTTGTTTACACGGACTTAAGTCCGTGTCCCCACAGGTTTCCAGTAAGCAGATTTCTTAAGTGCAGGTAAACACAGTCAGTGAAGACAGTAATTCTCTGCAGAAATGCTGTAAAGCTGCAGGGCTTCTCGGCCTTTGTGTAACATCCGCCCCAACCTGAGTCCAATTCATCAGCTGAACCAACAGGGAGGCCATCTAAAGGATTCTAAAGGATGTAAGAGGGTCACCTTTGTCTGCGGGTTTTATGGCAATGAAAgcagtataaacacacacaaactccacaaaaacattgttctttttttcgCTATAGCAGATGTGTGACGAGAGTATGATGAattgctgccacctgctggattATTCGGGTAACACGGGACCAGGCCAATGATGAAGGGAACCAACCTTAGAGTGTAACATTAGAAAGGTGGGAAACCAGGgctaccttggtgctggtcccaagcccggataaaaatgggagggttggagcaggaaggacatctggaagacaaaaaataatcaatgtggtgacccctgaagggacaagccaaaagcttgGTGCTTTGTTATTTAAGAGCAATTTTACTtctgtactttaagtaaaatgaagaTAATCTGCTTTGTACCTTTACTTGACTAAAAGATGaagtgaagcagaaaaacactggCAGAACACAAAGTAAACTTAGCGTGGCTCTATAACACCAAAATGTCATGCTGACAGCAGGGCTATATATCTTTTTCATACATGGTCACTCAGCCAATGCTGGAATTGGGACCGACCTTAGACTATGGCTAGAACCTTGAGTGTAGACCTGAAGTGCACTGGCAACTGTGAGAACCCaacctggacttttttttaagcGAGAGTCCTGCTGAAAAAAAAGTCCTTTGGAAGAGAACAGTTCTGCGCTGCATGTTTcgattaaaatatttgaaaacagtCACATACTTTAACTTTAAGTAAATTGTGATGTATATCTGGGTTCATCAGCTGAACCAACAGGGAGGCCATCTAAAGGATTCTAAAGGATGTAAGAGGGTCACCTTTGTCTGCGGGATTTATGGCAATGAAAgcagtataaacacacacaaactccacaaaaacattgttctttttttcgCTATAGCAGATGTGTGACGAGAGTATGATGaagtgctgccacctgctggattATTCGGGTAACACGGGACCAGGCCAATGATGAAGGGAACCAACCTTAGAGTGTAACATTAGAAAGGTGGGAAACCAGGgctaccttggtgctggtcccaagcccggataaaaatgggagggttggagcaggaaggacatctggaagacaaaaaataatcaatgtggtgacccctgaagggacaagccaaaagcttgGTGCTTTGTTATTTAAGAGCAATTTTACTtctgtactttaagtaaaatgaagaTAATCTGCTTTGTACCTTTACTTGACTAAAAGATGAAGTGGTACAGTACTTGGTGGTAACACTAGGTTTCTGATTAATGAAACGCATTTAACACACGTGTGCATGCCACAGTGAATTCACTTCCTCCTTAAAAGGGTCGAAAAAAGGTGGAACTCATATGAGGGTGAGACCACTATACATTTGTCAGCTGAACAAAAACGCAACTTGGATTTTCCCTGTGCTGACACAAACTTCTTTCCTTTAAAACTGCAG harbors:
- the LOC137137907 gene encoding junctional adhesion molecule-like isoform X3, with product MMSSSKWTFCVCLLTCLLNWTVSEEVKTVQSGEDVCLLCQGPRGADIVLVEWIRPDLVSEGFVLLFRDDRIYENYQHPSFHGRVELRDPQMKDGDTSVILKNVTINDRGTYKCYVRIKGNSPQLINSVHLKVKHSDQQQITVKTGDDVTLQCLDHRGGDIELLEWRRQDLEEDVFVCIYGNMCENQHPTFKNRVELRDPEMKDGDVSVILKKVKISDTGTYECYVKQSESKRWKRTVNLKDAELIFTITLNFTDSGAGGDKYGHVGLILGLIVGGEAGDSEDGGDKHGHVGLVVTLSVVIVLVVFLVAVGFTMYRKSKRLKMQIYQPPADEAADPEL
- the LOC137137907 gene encoding junctional adhesion molecule-like isoform X4 — encoded protein: MMSSSKWTFCVCLLTCLLNWTVSEEVKTVQSGEDVCLLCQGPRGADIVLVEWIRPDLVSEGFVLLFRDDRIYENYQHPSFHGRVELRDPQMKDGDTSVILKNVTINDRGTYKCYVRIKGNSPQLINSVHLKVKHSDQQQITVKTGDDVTLQCLDHRGGDIELLEWRRQDLEEDVFVCIYGNMCENQHPTFKNRVELRDPEMKDGDVSVILKKVKISDTGTYECYVKQSESKRWKRTVNLKDAELIFTITLNFTDSGGEAGDSEDGGDKHGHVGLVVTLSVVIVLVVFLVAVGFTMYRKSKRLKMQIYQPPADEAADPEL
- the LOC137137907 gene encoding junctional adhesion molecule-like isoform X1: MMSSSKWTFCVCLLTCLLNWTVSEEVKTVQSGEDVCLLCQGPRGADIVLVEWIRPDLVSEGFVLLFRDDRIYENYQHPSFHGRVELRDPQMKDGDTSVILKNVTINDRGTYKCYVRIKGNSPQLINSVHLKVKHSDQQQITVKTGDDVTLQCLDHRGGDIELLEWRRQDLEEDVFVCIYGNMCENQHPTFKNRVELRDPEMKDGDVSVILKKVKISDTGTYECYVKQSESKRWKRTVNLKDAELIFTITLNFTDSGAGGDKYGHVGLILGLIVDHKCLCCCCDSYKPYDCSSGEAGDSEDGGDKHGHVGLVVTLSVVIVLVVFLVAVGFTMYRKSKRLKMQIYQPPADEAADPEL
- the LOC137137907 gene encoding junctional adhesion molecule-like isoform X2 — translated: MMSSSKWTFCVCLLTCLLNWTVSEVKTVQSGEDVCLLCQGPRGADIVLVEWIRPDLVSEGFVLLFRDDRIYENYQHPSFHGRVELRDPQMKDGDTSVILKNVTINDRGTYKCYVRIKGNSPQLINSVHLKVKHSDQQQITVKTGDDVTLQCLDHRGGDIELLEWRRQDLEEDVFVCIYGNMCENQHPTFKNRVELRDPEMKDGDVSVILKKVKISDTGTYECYVKQSESKRWKRTVNLKDAELIFTITLNFTDSGAGGDKYGHVGLILGLIVDHKCLCCCCDSYKPYDCSSGEAGDSEDGGDKHGHVGLVVTLSVVIVLVVFLVAVGFTMYRKSKRLKMQIYQPPADEAADPEL